A single window of Candidatus Angelobacter sp. DNA harbors:
- a CDS encoding MBL fold metallo-hydrolase, whose translation MKPPASFRLRLVVAALFVSALSGRAAVNKAEQIAPGVYFHEGDIKGHGHCNNGWIIFEDYVLVIDANFPSGAKEIIPKIKAITDKPIRFAFDTHHHGDHSYGNQIWVDIGAVPVANTGVVDEMKKYETGYYGGKPGRWEDTAKGRPDVAGTRLKPPTLLFPKEMIFDDGRHRVELHYFGVAHTHGDGFAWLPGEKILFTGDACVNGPYNYVADGDTGEWIKTLEAAKKLGARIICPGHGPMGAAEVLDDQLAYFESLRKEVKKYARKKPGEVRAAVETIKGVLKKNQRIARYVGDGLASQVEKVYVEMGGKPFNSPQAAAEEHWRHAEAHGRQLALRDHE comes from the coding sequence ATGAAACCTCCCGCTTCGTTTCGCCTGCGGCTCGTTGTGGCCGCCCTCTTCGTCTCGGCGTTATCCGGCCGCGCCGCAGTGAACAAGGCCGAACAAATCGCCCCCGGAGTTTATTTCCACGAGGGCGACATCAAAGGGCACGGCCATTGTAACAATGGCTGGATTATCTTCGAAGACTATGTGCTCGTCATTGACGCCAATTTCCCTTCGGGCGCGAAGGAGATTATTCCGAAGATCAAGGCCATCACGGACAAGCCGATCCGATTTGCCTTCGACACACATCATCACGGCGATCACTCGTATGGAAACCAGATATGGGTGGATATCGGTGCCGTGCCGGTCGCGAACACGGGTGTCGTCGATGAAATGAAGAAATACGAGACGGGTTACTACGGCGGCAAACCGGGCCGCTGGGAGGACACCGCCAAAGGCCGGCCCGATGTCGCCGGGACCCGTCTGAAACCGCCCACGTTGCTCTTCCCGAAGGAAATGATTTTCGACGACGGCAGGCACCGGGTCGAGCTGCATTACTTTGGCGTGGCGCATACGCACGGCGACGGGTTTGCCTGGCTGCCAGGGGAAAAAATTCTGTTCACCGGCGACGCATGTGTGAACGGTCCCTACAATTACGTCGCCGACGGCGACACCGGCGAATGGATCAAAACGCTGGAGGCCGCGAAGAAACTGGGTGCGAGAATCATTTGTCCCGGGCACGGACCCATGGGCGCCGCCGAGGTGTTGGACGACCAATTGGCTTACTTCGAGTCCTTGCGCAAAGAGGTGAAGAAATATGCGCGCAAAAAACCCGGCGAAGTAAGAGCGGCTGTCGAGACCATCAAGGGTGTTTTGAAAAAGAACCAGCGCATTGCGCGTTACGTTGGCGACGGCCTGGCGTCGCAGGTGGAGAAGGTGTACGTCGAAATGGGCGGGAAGCCGTTCAACAGCCCGCAGGCGGCAGCCGAGGAGCATTGGCGACATGCGGAGGCGCACGGCCGCCAGTTGGCCCTGCGGGATCACGAGTGA